Proteins encoded together in one Oncorhynchus masou masou isolate Uvic2021 chromosome 3, UVic_Omas_1.1, whole genome shotgun sequence window:
- the LOC135515494 gene encoding uncharacterized protein LOC135515494, which yields MDKGEKEEKVEDEEKISQTRSTSSIAVEELDFYHPDPFIHCESEHYLFKDDDLFDKTDQSDDDPFKGTDPFAADILFPEGTEEPYPSTDPDTRLELGSNDETDNSLSCAENKASTGTQCFESEFPDEDESSDIEISYSREDLDTVHTDAVELSFVEPQTLIMTERLGFKPIYAAQTCSFETELDDTEEPGVASGREPFSQASRANTWAAGPNFSTESDPNGYEFDINAVSPPSDIEEIDITLGSIPVDFDLVPPGYDSVEPSYPVGIQACDPEPAGTGDATFLNPALLYPLARSVHLDASKGEHQRTVWKSQTLPKLKAVIQVLPTALLIQSWTVPSGWTLLPAQLKTTVNSASAITVLS from the exons ATGGATAAGGGAGAAAAGGAAGAGAAAGTGGAGGACGAAGAAAAGATTTCCCAAACACGATCCACCAGTAGCATAGCAGTCGAAGAGCTCGACTTCTACCACCCCGACCCCTTCATTCACTGTGAATCTGAAC ATTACCTTTTCAAAGATGATGACCTCTTTGACAAAACGGATCAATCTG ATGATGACCCGTTCAAAGGCACAGACCCGTTCGCTGCAGACATCCTCTTtccagaggggacagaggagccCTATCCCTCCACTGATCCGGATACCCGCCTGGAACTTGGATCTAACGACGAGACAGACAACAGCCTCTCCTGCGCTGAGAACAAAGCCTCCACCGGCACCCAGTGCTTCGAGTCCGAGTTCCCCGACGAGGACGAATCCAGCGACATAGAAATCAGTTACAGCAGGGAGGATCTGGACACTGTTCACACGGACGCTGTTGAACTCTCCTTCGTTGAGCCCCAAACCTTGATCATGACCGAACGCTTGGGTTTCAAGCCCATCTACGCAGCTCAAACTTGTTCCTTTGAGACTGAATTAGATGACACAGAAGAACCCGGCGTAGCTTCTGGGCGCGAACCCTTCAGTCAAGCATCCAGGGCCAACACCTGGGCTGCTGGACCCAACTTCTCCACCGAATCCGACCCCAATGGATACGAGTTTGACATCAACGCAGTATCCCCTCCTTCCGACATAGAAGAGATTGACATCACTCTTGGATCTATTCCAGTTGACTTTGACCTGGTGCCACCTGGGTATGACTCCGTGGAACCCAGCTACCCTGTTGGGATTCAGGCTTGTGACCCAGAACCTGCCGGGACAGGGGATGCGACCTTCCTGAACCCAGCCCTCCTGTACCCACTGGCCCGGTCCGTCCACCTAGACGCCTCAAAGGGGGAGCATCAGCGGACCGTGTGGAAGAGCCAGACACTCCCAAAGCTGAAGGCTGTTATCCAGGTTCTTCCAACCGCTCTGCTGATTCAGAGTTGGACAGTGCCATCGGGATGGACCCTCTTACCAGCTCAGCTGAAAACAACAGTAAATTCAGCTTCGGCAATAACAGTTTTGAGCTGA